Proteins from one Hemicordylus capensis ecotype Gifberg chromosome 7, rHemCap1.1.pri, whole genome shotgun sequence genomic window:
- the LOC128333246 gene encoding uncharacterized protein LOC128333246 has product MADESTEKRPSAGSAFTSTSSAGEGGGSPSSFLEIPTATIGSTSMWSSVSDLSLQSIEGRDSRDHSDPAEGDLRKPQREHQWPGSLAASPYHLPGPFFGPVAPSHPTAGPMAQLFDHPYWRDMPSPQLLQLRPPGPEELPPLLHRVREAPGYRHAMLAPIPPAETTSLAQLAPIPPAARTSLAQPARADPARRRNLVLLAHRLQSEGSTTTTAAGGFRPAPPDQPRSGKPTDIRRASRGLC; this is encoded by the exons ATGGCAG ATGAGTCGACTGAAAAGAGGCCGTCTGCTGGCTCCGCCTTTACGAGCACGAGCTCggctggggaaggaggaggttCGCCCAGCAGCTTCCTCGAGATACCGACGGCGACCATTGGCTCCACCTCCATGTGGTCCTCTGTCTCTGACCTCTCCCTTCAGTCCATCGAAGGGAGGGACAGCAGGGACCACAGCGACCCAGCCGAGGGAGATCTGCGGAAGCCGCAGCGGGAGCACCAGTGGCCTGGCTCGCTGGCGGCATCCCCCTACCATCTCCCCGGACCCTTCTTTGGGCCGGTGGCCCCCAGCCATCCCACTGCGGGCCCCATGGCCCAATTGTTCGACCATCCATATTGGCGTGACATGCCAAGCCCGCAGCTGCTACAGCTGCGACCTCCAGGGCCGGAAGAGCTCCCACCACTCTTGCATAGGGTGAGGGAGGCTCCTGGCTACAGACATGCCATgcttgcccccatccctcctgctgaaacaacatctctggcccagcttgcccccatccctcctgctgcaagAACATCTCTGGCCCAGCCAGCCAGGGCGGACCCGGCGCGCAGGAGGAATCTGGTCCTGCTGGCCCACCGGCTGCAATCAGaaggcagcaccaccaccactgccgctgGGGGGTTCCGCCCAGCCCCACCGGATCAGCCCAGGAGCGGCAAGCCAACGGACATTCGACGTGCGTCCAGAGGTTTGTGCTGA
- the LOC128333283 gene encoding mucin-7-like, producing the protein MPPTPRSSLARMMRDSVQVFHALGPPAKSKSAEGHPGQSVPPKTPSMSMGRPPSGSIAQPPPRPLAALPSRPAGKAPPSSMARPAAMPMANLPPSSLAHPQSMPVWRPPGSRPFMLRPSSLAQANTLRMHSLAGRTFGQPQPASQPQPQPWGPTPTHQPFLPAHQASTEHPVLPPGPQSTTAEQEFNGATFIPWRTPPAHLEVSRPMTEEQRPVRELMRRRAQRAREEAAQWTSAGRKQ; encoded by the coding sequence ATGCCCCCGACTCCAAGGAGCAGCCTGGCCAGAATGATGCGGGACTCCGTGCAGGTGTTCCATGCCCTGGGGCCCCCGGCAAAATCCAAGAGTGCAGAGGGACATCCTGGGCAGAGCGTGCCCCCCAAAACACCATCGATGTCCATGGGAAGGCCACCATCGGGAAGCATAGCCCAGCCAccaccaaggccattggcagccCTGCCAAGCAGACCAGCGGGGAAGGCACCGCccagctccatggccaggccaGCAGCCATGCCGATGGCCAACCTTCCCCCTAGCTCCCTGGCCCACCCACAATCAATGCCAGTGTGGAGGCCGCCAGGATCCCGTCCCTTCATGCTCCGGCCCTCCTCCCTTGCGCAGGCAAATACCTTGCGAATGCACAGTCTTGCTGGGAGGACCTTTGGCCAGCCCCAGCCGGCCTCTCAACCACAGCCACAGCCTTGGGGTCCCACACCAACCCACCaacccttcctccctgcccaccaagccTCCACGGAGCATCCGGTCCTTccacctggcccccagagcaCGACAGCAGAGCAGGAGTTTAATGGGGCCACATTCATCCCTTGGAGGACGCCCCCGGCCCACCTGGAAGTCTCCCGGCCCATGACGGAGGAGCAACGGCCCGTCCGGGAGCTGATGCGGCGGCGGGCACAAagagcgagggaggaggcagcTCAGTGGACATCGGCCGGCCGCAAGCAGTAA